One segment of Vibrio mimicus DNA contains the following:
- a CDS encoding NADH:ubiquinone reductase (Na(+)-transporting) subunit B, with amino-acid sequence MGLKKFLEDIEHHFEPGGKHEKWFALYEAAATLFYTPGLVTKRSSHVRDSVDLKRIMIMVWLAVFPAMFWGMYNAGGQAIAALNHLYSGDQLAAMVAGNWHYWLTEMLGGTMSSDAGWGSKMLLGATYFLPIYATVFLVGGFWEVLFCMVRKHEVNEGFFVTSILFALIVPPTLPLWQAALGITFGVVVAKEVFGGTGRNFLNPALAGRAFLFFAYPAQISGDLVWTAADGFSGATALSQWAQGGAGALINNATGQTITWMDAFIGNIPGSIGEVSTLALMIGAAFIVYMGIASWRIIGGVMIGMILLSTLFNVIGSDTNAMFNMPWHWHLVLGGFAFGMFFMATDPVSASFTNGGKWAYGILIGVMCVLIRVVNPAYPEGMMLAILFANLFAPLFDHVVVERNIKRRLARYGKQ; translated from the coding sequence AGGTCTGGTTACAAAAAGAAGCTCACACGTTCGTGATAGCGTTGACCTAAAACGTATCATGATCATGGTTTGGCTTGCTGTATTCCCAGCGATGTTCTGGGGTATGTACAATGCTGGCGGCCAAGCTATTGCTGCACTTAACCACCTTTACTCAGGTGATCAACTAGCCGCGATGGTGGCGGGTAACTGGCACTACTGGCTGACCGAAATGCTTGGCGGAACCATGTCAAGCGATGCAGGTTGGGGCAGTAAAATGCTGTTGGGTGCAACCTACTTCCTACCTATTTATGCCACTGTGTTTCTTGTGGGTGGTTTCTGGGAAGTGTTGTTCTGTATGGTGCGCAAGCATGAAGTCAACGAAGGTTTCTTCGTAACTTCGATTCTGTTTGCTCTGATTGTTCCGCCAACTCTGCCACTTTGGCAAGCCGCACTAGGTATTACCTTTGGTGTTGTGGTTGCTAAAGAAGTGTTTGGTGGTACAGGCCGTAACTTCCTTAACCCAGCGTTAGCTGGCCGTGCTTTCCTGTTCTTTGCTTATCCAGCACAGATTTCAGGTGACCTAGTATGGACTGCAGCGGATGGCTTCTCTGGTGCAACTGCACTGAGCCAATGGGCGCAAGGTGGTGCAGGTGCACTGATCAACAACGCGACTGGCCAAACGATCACTTGGATGGATGCTTTCATTGGTAACATCCCTGGCTCAATCGGTGAAGTTTCAACTCTGGCACTCATGATTGGTGCAGCGTTCATCGTATACATGGGCATTGCTTCATGGCGCATTATCGGCGGTGTGATGATTGGTATGATTCTGCTGTCGACACTGTTTAACGTGATTGGCTCTGATACCAACGCAATGTTCAACATGCCTTGGCATTGGCACCTTGTTTTGGGTGGTTTTGCATTCGGTATGTTCTTCATGGCGACTGACCCAGTTTCAGCTTCCTTCACCAATGGTGGTAAGTGGGCTTACGGTATTCTGATCGGCGTAATGTGTGTGCTGATCCGTGTCGTGAACCCAGCGTACCCAGAAGGTATGATGCTGGCGATCCTATTCGCGAACCTATTTGCACCACTGTTTGACCACGTGGTTGTAGAGAGAAATATCAAGCGGAGATTAGCGCGCTATGGCAAGCAATAA
- a CDS encoding Na(+)-translocating NADH-quinone reductase subunit C — MASNNDSIKKTLFVVIALSLVCSIIVSAAAVGLRDKQKENAALDKQSKILQVAGIEAKGSKQIVELYTKSIEPRLVDLATGDFVEKAADGTTAANYDQRSAAKNSDYSVKLSAEQDKAKIQRRANVGVVYLVKDGDKTSKVILPVHGNGLWSMMYAFVAVETDGNTVSGLTYYEQGETPGLGGEVENPAWRAQWVGKKLFDENHKPAIKIVKGGAPQGSEHGVDGLSGATLTSNGVQNTFDFWLGDMGFGPFLTKVRDGGLN, encoded by the coding sequence ATGGCAAGCAATAACGATAGCATTAAAAAGACGCTGTTTGTTGTTATCGCGTTGAGCCTAGTGTGCTCAATCATCGTATCGGCAGCGGCTGTCGGTCTGCGTGACAAGCAAAAAGAAAATGCAGCACTGGATAAGCAGAGCAAAATTCTGCAAGTAGCAGGCATTGAAGCGAAAGGCAGCAAACAAATCGTTGAACTTTATACTAAAAGCATTGAGCCTCGTTTAGTTGACTTAGCTACGGGTGATTTTGTTGAAAAGGCTGCAGATGGCACAACAGCTGCCAACTATGATCAACGTAGTGCAGCGAAAAACAGTGATTACTCTGTCAAATTAAGCGCTGAACAAGATAAAGCGAAGATCCAACGTCGTGCGAATGTTGGTGTGGTTTATCTCGTGAAAGACGGCGACAAAACTAGCAAGGTGATTCTGCCTGTACATGGTAACGGCCTATGGTCAATGATGTACGCGTTTGTAGCAGTAGAAACGGATGGTAACACCGTGTCAGGTTTGACCTACTATGAACAAGGCGAAACCCCTGGACTGGGTGGCGAAGTTGAAAATCCAGCTTGGCGTGCTCAATGGGTCGGTAAAAAGCTGTTTGATGAAAACCACAAACCTGCGATCAAGATTGTCAAAGGTGGTGCACCACAAGGTTCTGAGCATGGCGTAGACGGTCTGTCTGGCGCAACGCTGACCAGTAATGGTGTACAAAATACCTTCGACTTCTGGTTGGGTGATATGGGCTTTGGTCCATTCCTGACAAAAGTTCGTGACGGAGGTCTTAACTAA
- a CDS encoding NADH:ubiquinone reductase (Na(+)-transporting) subunit D, with protein MSSAKELKKSVLAPVLDNNPIALQVLGVCSALAVTTKLETAFVMTLAVMFVTALSNFFVSLIRNHIPNSVRIIVQMAIIASLVIVVDQILKAYLYDISKQLSVFVGLIITNCIVMGRAEAFAMKSAPIPSFIDGIGNGLGYGFVLMSVGFFRELLGSGKLFGLEILPLISNGGWYQPNGLMLLAPSAFFLIGFMIWAIRTFKPEQVEAKE; from the coding sequence ATGTCTAGCGCAAAAGAGCTGAAAAAGAGTGTGTTAGCACCAGTTCTGGACAACAACCCGATTGCATTGCAAGTTCTGGGTGTATGTTCTGCACTGGCGGTAACCACTAAGCTGGAAACGGCATTTGTTATGACGTTGGCGGTAATGTTTGTTACTGCATTGTCTAACTTCTTCGTTTCTCTGATCCGTAACCACATTCCTAACAGTGTGCGTATTATCGTGCAGATGGCGATTATCGCGTCTTTAGTAATCGTGGTAGACCAGATCCTTAAAGCGTATCTGTACGATATCTCTAAGCAGCTATCGGTATTCGTTGGTCTGATTATCACCAACTGTATCGTAATGGGCCGTGCAGAAGCGTTTGCGATGAAGTCTGCGCCGATCCCTTCTTTCATTGATGGTATTGGCAATGGTTTAGGATATGGTTTCGTGCTGATGTCGGTTGGTTTCTTCCGTGAGCTTCTCGGCTCAGGCAAACTGTTTGGTTTGGAAATTCTACCTCTTATCAGTAATGGTGGTTGGTATCAGCCAAACGGCCTGATGCTACTCGCACCTTCAGCATTCTTCCTGATCGGCTTCATGATTTGGGCGATTCGTACGTTCAAACCAGAACAAGTAGAAGCGAAGGAGTAA
- the nqrE gene encoding NADH:ubiquinone reductase (Na(+)-transporting) subunit E — MEHYISLLVKSIFIENMALSFFLGMCTFLAVSKKVKTSFGLGIAVIVVLTISVPVNNLVYNLVLKPDALVEGVDLSFLNFITFIGVIAALVQILEMILDRFFPPLYNALGIFLPLITVNCAIFGGVSFMVQRDYNFAESVVYGFGSGVGWMLAIVALAGIREKMKYSDVPPGLRGLGITFITAGLMALGFMSFSGVQL, encoded by the coding sequence ATGGAACATTATATTAGTCTGCTGGTGAAATCGATTTTCATCGAGAACATGGCACTCTCTTTCTTCTTAGGGATGTGTACATTCTTGGCGGTGTCGAAAAAAGTTAAGACATCATTCGGCTTAGGTATCGCGGTTATCGTGGTACTGACTATCTCTGTACCAGTCAACAATCTGGTGTATAACCTAGTGCTCAAGCCTGATGCACTGGTTGAAGGGGTAGATCTAAGCTTCCTGAACTTTATTACCTTTATCGGTGTTATTGCGGCATTAGTACAGATTCTGGAAATGATCCTCGATCGCTTCTTCCCGCCTCTGTATAACGCACTGGGCATCTTCCTACCATTGATCACAGTAAACTGTGCCATCTTCGGTGGTGTGTCTTTCATGGTGCAGCGCGACTACAACTTTGCTGAATCGGTAGTGTATGGTTTCGGTTCTGGTGTGGGTTGGATGCTGGCTATCGTCGCTCTTGCAGGTATCCGTGAGAAGATGAAGTATTCAGACGTTCCTCCAGGTCTGCGTGGTTTGGGTATTACCTTTATCACAGCTGGCTTGATGGCGTTGGGCTTCATGTCATTCTCTGGTGTTCAACTGTAA
- the nqrF gene encoding NADH:ubiquinone reductase (Na(+)-transporting) subunit F — MSTIIFGVVMFTLIILALVLVILFAKSKLVPTGDITISINGDPEKAIVTQPGGKLLGALAGAGVFVSSACGGGGSCGQCRVKIKSGGGDILPTELDHISKGEAREGERLACQVAVKTDMDLELPEEIFGVKKWECTVISNDNKATFIKELKLQIPDGESVPFRAGGYIQIEAPAHHIKYADFDVPEMYRGDWDKFNLFRYESIVNEDIIRAYSMANYPEEFGIIMLNVRIATPPPNNPNVPPGQMSSYIWSLKAGDKCTISGPFGEFFAKDTDAEMVFIGGGAGMAPMRSHIFDQLKRLKSKRKMSYWYGARSKREMFYVEDFDGLAAENDNFVWHCALSDPQPEDNWTGYTGFIHNVLYENYLRDHEAPEDCEYYMCGPPMMNAAVINMLKNLGVEEENILLDDFGG, encoded by the coding sequence ATGTCTACTATTATTTTTGGTGTAGTGATGTTTACCCTGATTATACTGGCGTTGGTTTTGGTGATTTTGTTCGCCAAATCCAAGCTAGTACCAACAGGTGACATTACAATCTCAATCAATGGCGATCCTGAAAAAGCGATCGTAACCCAACCGGGTGGTAAGTTGCTGGGCGCATTGGCTGGTGCCGGTGTATTCGTATCTTCTGCTTGTGGTGGTGGTGGTTCATGTGGCCAATGCCGCGTAAAAATCAAATCGGGTGGTGGTGATATTCTGCCAACAGAACTGGATCACATCAGCAAAGGCGAAGCCCGTGAAGGCGAGCGTTTGGCGTGTCAGGTTGCTGTGAAAACCGATATGGATCTAGAACTGCCAGAAGAAATCTTTGGTGTGAAGAAGTGGGAATGTACGGTTATCTCTAACGATAACAAAGCCACTTTCATCAAAGAGCTGAAACTGCAGATTCCTGATGGCGAATCAGTACCGTTCCGTGCGGGTGGTTACATTCAGATTGAAGCGCCTGCGCACCACATTAAGTACGCTGATTTCGATGTGCCAGAAATGTATCGCGGTGATTGGGACAAGTTTAACTTGTTCCGTTATGAGTCTATCGTAAATGAAGACATCATCCGTGCTTACTCTATGGCGAACTACCCAGAAGAGTTCGGTATTATCATGCTGAACGTGCGTATCGCGACTCCGCCGCCAAATAATCCAAACGTGCCACCAGGCCAAATGTCTTCTTACATCTGGTCACTGAAAGCCGGTGATAAATGTACAATTTCTGGCCCATTCGGTGAGTTCTTCGCGAAAGACACGGATGCAGAAATGGTATTTATCGGTGGTGGTGCAGGTATGGCGCCAATGCGCTCGCATATCTTTGACCAGCTGAAGCGTCTGAAGTCTAAGCGTAAGATGTCTTACTGGTACGGTGCGCGTTCTAAGCGTGAAATGTTCTACGTAGAGGATTTCGATGGCCTAGCGGCTGAGAATGACAACTTCGTATGGCACTGTGCTCTATCTGATCCTCAGCCAGAAGATAACTGGACGGGTTATACCGGTTTCATCCACAACGTGTTGTACGAAAACTATCTGCGTGACCATGAAGCACCAGAAGATTGTGAGTACTACATGTGTGGACCTCCGATGATGAACGCGGCAGTAATCAACATGCTGAAAAACCTTGGTGTAGAAGAGGAAAACATCCTACTGGATGACTTCGGTGGTTAA
- a CDS encoding FAD:protein FMN transferase, whose product MRHWLVVLASLLLLAGCEKPVEQVHISGPTMGTTYNIKYIQQPSVVDSKTLQTDIDRLLEEVNDQMSTYRKDSELSRFNQHTSAEPFTVSTQTATVVKEAIRLNGLTEGALDVTVGPLVNLWGFGPEARPDVVPTDEELNTRRAITGIEHLTVEGNTLSKDIPELYVDLSTIAKGWGVDVVADYIQSQGIENYMVEIGGEIRLKGLNRDGVAWRIAIEKPSVDERSVQEIIEPGDYAIATSGDYRNYFEQDGVRYSHIIDPITGRPINNRVVSVTVLDKSCMTADGLATGLMVMGEERGMAIAEANQIPVLMIVKTDDGFKEYASSSFKPFLNK is encoded by the coding sequence GTGAGACATTGGCTTGTTGTATTAGCTTCTCTTCTCCTGCTTGCTGGTTGTGAAAAGCCGGTTGAGCAAGTGCATATCAGTGGTCCAACCATGGGAACCACTTACAACATTAAATATATTCAACAGCCGAGCGTTGTGGATTCTAAAACACTGCAAACCGATATTGATCGGCTCCTTGAAGAAGTGAACGATCAGATGTCGACGTATCGTAAAGACTCTGAATTAAGCCGTTTTAACCAGCACACTAGTGCGGAGCCGTTTACGGTTTCAACTCAAACCGCTACGGTTGTGAAAGAAGCGATCCGTTTAAACGGTCTGACTGAAGGAGCGCTAGATGTGACGGTAGGTCCTTTAGTGAATCTTTGGGGATTTGGCCCAGAAGCACGCCCTGATGTAGTACCGACTGATGAAGAGCTGAATACGCGCCGTGCAATCACGGGTATTGAGCATCTGACGGTGGAAGGTAATACACTGAGCAAAGATATTCCTGAGCTGTACGTTGACCTGTCTACCATTGCGAAAGGCTGGGGCGTTGATGTGGTAGCGGATTACATCCAATCCCAAGGTATTGAAAACTACATGGTTGAGATCGGTGGTGAAATTCGTTTGAAAGGATTGAACCGTGATGGGGTTGCTTGGCGAATTGCGATTGAAAAACCGAGTGTGGATGAACGCAGCGTTCAAGAGATCATCGAACCTGGTGATTATGCAATTGCAACATCCGGTGATTACCGTAACTACTTTGAGCAAGATGGCGTTCGTTATTCGCACATCATTGATCCCATTACAGGACGTCCAATTAATAACCGTGTGGTTTCTGTGACTGTGCTAGATAAATCCTGTATGACGGCTGATGGTTTAGCGACTGGTCTAATGGTGATGGGCGAAGAGCGTGGTATGGCGATCGCTGAAGCCAACCAGATCCCAGTCTTGATGATTGTAAAAACTGATGATGGTTTCAAAGAATACGCATCCAGCAGCTTTAAACCGTTTTTAAACAAGTAA
- the nqrM gene encoding (Na+)-NQR maturation NqrM: MNTFLITFAFFLAVIAAMAVGYIFQRKVVKGSCGGLGAVGIEKVCNCPEPCDARKKREAKAAARAERLAAWEKDRIA; the protein is encoded by the coding sequence ATGAACACATTTTTGATTACTTTTGCTTTCTTTCTTGCTGTCATTGCCGCTATGGCTGTTGGCTACATTTTCCAACGTAAAGTGGTGAAAGGGAGTTGTGGTGGGTTAGGTGCCGTAGGCATCGAAAAAGTGTGCAACTGCCCAGAACCTTGTGATGCACGCAAAAAGCGTGAAGCGAAGGCCGCTGCACGAGCAGAACGCCTTGCTGCTTGGGAAAAAGATCGCATCGCCTAA
- the dinB gene encoding DNA polymerase IV has translation MQDRIRKIIHVDMDCFFAAVEMRDNPAYRDIPLAVGGHEKQRGVISTCNYQARKFGVRSAMPTAQALKLCPQLHVVPGRMQIYKNVSRQIQAIFQRYTTVIEPLSLDEAYLDVTASTAYQGSATLIAQAIRRDIWQELNLTASAGVAPIKFLAKVASDINKPDGLYVVTPEQVQEMVDSLPLEKIPGVGKVALAKLHQAGLYVGADVKNADYRQILHQFGRLGASLWKKSHGIDDREVVTERERKSVGVEYTFSQNITTFEECWQVIERKLYPELDMRLSRAHSQRAIIKQGIKVKFADFQLTTIEHNHPSLELSYFQELLEQVLTRQQGREIRLLGLSVMLKPELQMKQLSMFPNELL, from the coding sequence ATGCAAGATAGAATCCGAAAAATCATTCATGTCGACATGGACTGCTTTTTTGCTGCGGTAGAAATGCGGGATAATCCCGCATATCGCGATATCCCTCTCGCTGTGGGGGGGCATGAAAAGCAACGTGGCGTGATCAGTACTTGTAACTATCAAGCACGAAAGTTCGGTGTTCGTTCGGCTATGCCTACGGCTCAAGCATTAAAGCTTTGTCCACAACTGCATGTTGTTCCTGGGCGTATGCAGATCTATAAAAATGTTTCGCGACAAATCCAAGCCATTTTCCAGCGCTACACCACGGTGATTGAGCCACTTTCCCTAGACGAAGCTTATCTTGATGTTACAGCATCAACCGCGTATCAAGGCAGTGCAACGCTTATTGCTCAAGCAATTCGGCGTGATATCTGGCAAGAGCTGAATTTAACCGCTTCTGCTGGTGTTGCGCCCATCAAGTTTCTTGCCAAAGTGGCTTCAGATATCAATAAACCGGATGGCTTGTATGTCGTGACTCCTGAGCAAGTTCAGGAAATGGTCGATAGCTTACCATTGGAAAAAATCCCCGGAGTAGGCAAGGTTGCTTTAGCGAAACTCCATCAAGCCGGCCTCTATGTTGGCGCTGATGTAAAAAATGCAGATTATCGTCAGATATTGCACCAATTTGGCCGTTTAGGGGCTTCTCTATGGAAAAAGAGTCACGGAATAGATGATCGTGAAGTAGTAACCGAACGTGAGCGTAAATCGGTGGGGGTTGAGTATACCTTTAGCCAGAATATCACAACGTTCGAGGAATGTTGGCAGGTCATTGAGCGGAAACTCTACCCTGAATTAGATATGCGTTTGAGCCGAGCACACTCACAGCGAGCGATCATTAAGCAAGGTATCAAAGTGAAGTTTGCGGATTTTCAGTTGACGACAATAGAACATAATCATCCCTCCTTAGAGTTAAGTTACTTCCAGGAACTTTTGGAACAAGTGCTAACGCGCCAACAAGGGCGCGAAATTCGATTGTTAGGGTTGAGCGTGATGTTGAAACCAGAACTGCAAATGAAACAGCTAAGTATGTTTCCCAATGAATTGTTGTAG
- a CDS encoding YggN family protein, with the protein MAKNQPENTMKKHLLALSLLMSSSTWAAQCQVDIQNEVHLNTQRVEILRSSSDKALIDKQNNLYIQGKKMVLSADQQAAVRQYRDLLTSMLPKAQRWADDSLKVANQLVDEVAVSLEAPQAFENVKKSMATFFAQAKAQYFKNGDLVVPAETYESMQNRWQQELSRGREMLTQQFFASAFDVMANKMQQEGGLNLTQLGKNMGDLKNKLDEKVKEQTATFEKQGQEWCDALNKMTQQEQQLHKKIPQLKNYQVFTI; encoded by the coding sequence TTGGCAAAAAATCAGCCAGAGAACACCATGAAAAAACACCTTTTAGCTTTATCTTTATTAATGAGTTCATCCACATGGGCTGCACAGTGCCAAGTGGATATACAAAATGAAGTGCACCTGAATACTCAGCGAGTTGAAATATTACGCTCTAGCAGTGATAAGGCGCTGATTGATAAGCAAAACAATCTTTATATACAAGGCAAAAAGATGGTTTTGTCAGCGGATCAACAAGCGGCGGTGAGACAATATCGAGATCTGTTAACGAGCATGCTACCTAAAGCACAGCGTTGGGCTGATGACAGTTTGAAAGTGGCAAATCAATTAGTGGACGAGGTGGCAGTATCTTTAGAGGCTCCACAAGCTTTTGAGAATGTGAAAAAGTCGATGGCAACGTTTTTTGCGCAGGCCAAAGCTCAATATTTTAAAAATGGCGATCTGGTTGTCCCTGCTGAAACCTATGAATCGATGCAAAACCGTTGGCAACAAGAGCTCTCCAGAGGTCGAGAAATGCTGACTCAGCAGTTTTTTGCCAGTGCATTTGATGTTATGGCGAATAAGATGCAGCAAGAAGGCGGGTTAAATTTGACTCAACTTGGTAAAAATATGGGAGATTTGAAAAACAAGTTGGATGAAAAGGTCAAAGAACAGACGGCGACCTTTGAAAAACAAGGGCAAGAGTGGTGTGACGCTCTCAATAAAATGACTCAGCAAGAACAGCAACTGCATAAAAAAATCCCTCAATTAAAGAACTATCAAGTTTTCACCATCTAA
- a CDS encoding diguanylate cyclase domain-containing protein translates to MKLNNFSLRWLTTLNALAVVVGFLVFYLTFKFFWSHDRDIEQALQLQQAELQRVETIISLERKETGASLADYAAWDEMAEFIAKPTSEFITSNIGDHAFTSQYLDGIFIFAPDQTLIWGKKYDSFADQSVTYDYLLPDFSGILQQAHALSKDKISTMVRYIVVGGEPYLAATARVCNSEGEDCDKGYLIFIKKVRAKFAKVVEQATGVDIEVLTCENDSPLPAEEPDVSYIKQLDYSGNSSVLFKINHQVKHPAFIRTQEVVALFSFSLMMYLINLLVVQRLVRPITAANQVLQQFKTSGGKMPDASTFISSEMKEFAVTINRIVSQLDESQQVLRWQSEHDPLTRISNRRHLEKQLKSFMNDRQYPHLVLYLIDIDYFKRFNDSFGHLAGDEALCSVANILQSLEFFGDKIVARFGGEEFCVVLASESPFDADRFAQQMHDKVAQLAIANPVNSTFQFLTISIGAVYASSPQMESYLSLFHQADMALYHAKESGRNRYVVRRFE, encoded by the coding sequence ATGAAATTAAATAACTTTAGCCTACGTTGGTTGACAACGCTTAATGCGTTGGCAGTAGTTGTGGGCTTCTTGGTGTTTTATCTAACCTTCAAATTTTTTTGGTCTCATGATCGCGATATTGAGCAGGCGTTGCAGTTGCAACAAGCCGAATTACAACGCGTTGAAACCATCATTTCATTAGAGCGCAAAGAAACGGGAGCTTCGTTAGCGGATTATGCCGCATGGGATGAGATGGCTGAGTTTATCGCTAAACCCACGAGTGAGTTTATTACCAGTAATATTGGTGACCATGCTTTCACTTCCCAATATCTAGATGGGATTTTCATTTTCGCCCCAGATCAAACTCTTATATGGGGTAAGAAATATGATTCATTTGCCGATCAAAGTGTTACTTACGATTATTTGCTGCCTGATTTCTCAGGGATTTTGCAGCAAGCTCATGCTTTGAGTAAGGATAAAATATCGACGATGGTGCGCTACATCGTTGTGGGGGGAGAGCCTTATCTGGCCGCAACCGCGCGTGTGTGCAACAGTGAAGGTGAAGATTGCGACAAAGGCTATTTGATTTTTATTAAAAAAGTTCGAGCCAAATTTGCTAAGGTGGTTGAACAAGCAACAGGGGTGGATATTGAAGTTTTAACCTGCGAGAACGATTCACCATTACCCGCAGAAGAGCCTGATGTGTCATACATCAAACAATTGGATTACAGCGGTAACTCAAGTGTGTTGTTTAAAATTAACCATCAAGTGAAACATCCCGCTTTTATTCGCACGCAAGAAGTGGTGGCATTGTTCTCTTTTTCGTTGATGATGTATTTGATCAATTTACTGGTTGTACAGCGACTGGTTCGTCCAATTACTGCAGCAAATCAAGTGTTGCAACAGTTCAAAACATCAGGGGGGAAAATGCCTGATGCAAGCACATTTATCTCCTCTGAAATGAAAGAGTTTGCGGTTACGATCAATCGTATTGTTAGTCAACTTGATGAAAGTCAGCAGGTGTTACGTTGGCAGTCAGAGCATGATCCTTTAACGCGAATTTCAAATCGCCGCCATTTAGAAAAGCAGCTTAAAAGCTTTATGAACGATCGTCAGTATCCACATCTCGTTTTATATTTGATCGATATTGATTATTTCAAACGCTTTAATGACAGCTTTGGGCATCTTGCAGGGGATGAAGCCTTATGTTCCGTTGCCAATATCTTGCAATCATTAGAGTTTTTTGGGGATAAAATTGTCGCTCGTTTTGGGGGGGAGGAGTTTTGTGTAGTGCTCGCTTCTGAGAGTCCGTTCGATGCGGATCGGTTCGCACAGCAAATGCATGATAAAGTTGCTCAGCTTGCAATTGCCAATCCTGTCAATTCAACCTTTCAATTTCTCACCATTAGTATTGGTGCCGTATATGCCTCTTCGCCCCAAATGGAGTCTTACCTGTCTCTCTTTCATCAGGCGGATATGGCACTTTACCATGCGAAAGAAAGTGGTAGAAACCGATATGTTGTGCGTAGGTTTGAATAA
- a CDS encoding sodium-dependent transporter, with amino-acid sequence MAQTNSRETFSSRLGFILAAAGAAVGLGNIWGFPTQAASNGGGAFLLVYLVLIFVVAFPMLVVEMAIGRYGQANPVDSMRALTPNPTAKKIGGLVGWIGLSVPSAVLAFYSIVGGWIICFLLGAMTDLFGLATASAWLKGFSVERNLFGTVVFYVLTILIVQGGVKKGIERWSTRLMPALFVLFAVLFIYIMTQQGALDGLKHYLIPDFEKVWDRKLILAAMGQGFFSLTIGGCSMLIYGSYLSKKENLPKMAMSVTLVDTAVAFIAGLVVLPAMFVAMNKGVEIYAQDGSLLSSDTLVFTVLPLMFDSLGILGQIFAMVFFLLLTIAALTSSISMLECPVALVGERFNTRRTPTSWVLGSLIALVSVVIVYNFGALFGLVATLATQYLQPTAALMFCLFGGWVWHRDAKMKELQAGFPELQQSLFGKIWPWYVKFVCPILVATVIWASFG; translated from the coding sequence ATGGCACAAACAAATTCTCGTGAGACTTTCAGTTCTCGTCTTGGTTTTATCCTCGCTGCTGCTGGAGCCGCCGTTGGTTTAGGTAACATCTGGGGTTTCCCCACCCAAGCAGCTAGCAATGGTGGTGGCGCATTTCTATTGGTGTATCTGGTATTAATTTTTGTGGTCGCTTTTCCCATGTTGGTGGTTGAAATGGCGATCGGCCGTTATGGGCAGGCAAACCCTGTCGATAGCATGCGTGCATTAACACCAAATCCAACCGCAAAGAAAATCGGCGGATTAGTCGGTTGGATTGGGTTGAGTGTACCGAGTGCCGTTCTGGCCTTTTATAGCATTGTCGGTGGCTGGATTATCTGTTTCCTGTTAGGCGCGATGACGGATCTGTTTGGTCTTGCAACAGCCAGTGCTTGGCTGAAAGGTTTTAGTGTTGAACGTAATCTGTTTGGTACCGTGGTTTTTTACGTGCTGACCATTTTGATTGTGCAAGGTGGAGTGAAAAAAGGGATTGAGCGTTGGTCAACCAGACTCATGCCAGCGCTGTTTGTGCTGTTTGCGGTGCTGTTTATTTACATCATGACACAGCAAGGCGCACTAGACGGATTGAAGCATTATCTAATTCCTGATTTTGAAAAAGTGTGGGATCGTAAACTTATCCTAGCGGCGATGGGACAGGGATTCTTTTCATTAACCATTGGTGGATGTTCAATGCTGATCTACGGTTCTTATCTGAGCAAGAAAGAGAACCTGCCGAAAATGGCGATGAGTGTGACCTTAGTGGATACTGCAGTGGCTTTCATTGCGGGTTTGGTCGTGTTGCCTGCTATGTTTGTGGCCATGAATAAAGGGGTAGAGATTTACGCCCAAGATGGTTCTTTACTAAGCTCTGATACCTTGGTGTTTACTGTGTTACCCCTGATGTTTGATAGCTTAGGCATACTTGGGCAGATCTTTGCCATGGTATTTTTCCTTCTGCTGACTATCGCAGCATTGACTTCTTCAATCTCCATGCTTGAGTGTCCAGTGGCTTTAGTCGGTGAGCGTTTTAATACGCGCCGCACGCCAACCAGTTGGGTACTGGGTAGCTTGATTGCGCTAGTAAGTGTAGTGATTGTTTATAACTTTGGTGCGTTGTTTGGTTTGGTAGCAACGTTGGCGACGCAATACCTACAACCGACAGCTGCTTTGATGTTCTGTCTGTTTGGTGGCTGGGTATGGCATCGTGATGCCAAAATGAAAGAACTACAAGCGGGATTCCCTGAGCTGCAACAGAGCCTATTTGGCAAAATCTGGCCTTGGTATGTGAAGTTTGTCTGCCCAATTTTAGTGGCTACCGTTATCTGGGCTTCGTTTGGTTAA